GGCCAAGGCGACGATCTGCTGACGCTGTATCGAGTGGTGGCCCGCACCGCCTCATTCGATGGTGATACTGGGAGTGACGAGTTCGATATCGATAGCCTGGATGTGGCCAATAACCTGACGATTGGCATGGGTGCCGGCAACGACATTCTCGCCGTGCGGAACCTGAGCGCTCGCAATGCTGTGATCTCGGGCGGGACTGGCAACGACGTGCTGCACGACCTGGGCTTGCACGACATCGCCTTCACTCCGAAATTGTTCGAAACGATCGACGACGGCGATATCTAGTCGAACTTCGCCGCTGCCTGTTCGAAAAGATGCTTCGCAGCACGCCCGCTGATGGTCGTGCTGCGCAGGAGTTCATCGGCAATGAGCTTGGTCGCCAACCAAACGGCCGGATCGTCGAGCAGATGCTCGACCTTGTCGAGCATTCGCCGCTCCAGCCGTTCGATTTGCTTTTGACTGCCGGCACGTTGCGTCGTCAGCGAGCGGACGTAGCGCAGATCCTGCTGCGCACCACCCCAGGCATAGGTGCCGGTAAAGCGTGCTTCTGCCGCCACGCCACCCAAGAAGATGAGAATCTCGGTTTCGACCGGGTCGTGCGTTTGCTTCGCCTTCCCTTTCTTCAATTCGCACGCGCCCAAACGTAGTTGATTGGGCAAGATGCTCACCCGCTGCACCAATCGGCCGAGCGCGAGGGCAATCACCGCATGCCCCGCTTCGTGATAGGCGGTCGCCAGGCTGGGCGCGGGAAGTTCTGGCTTGGCTGGTTCGGTCATGAATGAAACCGCGTTGGACGGAGAAACGCTATTTCAGTTCTTCATCGCCGAACAAATCGATCGAATCAACTTCAGTTAAGAGCGTGATTGGAACTTGCTCCGCTTCGAGCAGTTGCGGACCCTGCGGAAGCAGCCTTAGGAACTCACGATGTTTTTGAAAGATCTCTTCCTGTTCGGCCAGGCTCTTGCCGGTGCAGTCGCGGGCAGTCTCTTGGACTTCCCGAATCGCTTTTAGCACCAGCTGTTGAGCTTCTGCGACCTTCCCTTGCCGGAGCCAAATCGAGGCCAACATATCGGTGGCGTCGCTCCAACTGGCGCGATCGTTGGCGTGCAACTTGAGCAACAGCGACTCCGCCAGCGCGAGATCGCCACCTGCTTGGGCCGCAGCACCTAAGCTGCTATAGCCCAAGTTGTGCGGCCAATGCGGCTCGAACGTGCGCACGACTTCCAGCAACTCGTTGCGGCGTCCCAACTCTTTAAGTGCCGCGATCGCGAGGAGCGCTGCCTCGCCGAGGGGAGAAAAAGTATCGAACATCTCGCTCTGCATTTCTGCGGGCAGACGTTGAACTGCGGCGAGCAATTGTTGATACGCGGCGAGAGTAACCTCCGGCTTGTCGCGCGCGGTCGTCTCGACGATCGCTTCGACATACCGTTCGAACTTCCCCTTCAGCAGGCTATTGCCACCGAGCAACTTCTCCGCCTCCGCGAGATTAGCCGCTTGCTGCAAATAGCCTTCATAGGTGGCGATGAAGTCCGCCGCACTCGGTTTGTTACTCTCCGGCCGTAAGTACGCGCTACGATCGACAGCCTCGCGAAAGCCAAGCAGTTCGCGTCCGACGTGGACTTTCAACACCTGCCCCGTTCGTTCTCCCGCTGGCATTTCGGCCGCTGCGTAAAAGCGACTCCGCGGGCCATCGAGCACTACCCAGCCCGGTTCACCCGCGCGCTGGGCCGTCGCAATGCCCACGAGCGCCTGCGGATAGTTCAAGCTGGATGCCGGTTCGACAACCGTTTCGAGCACCACTTCACTTAAGTCGCTCCCCGCGTACTGCCGCAGCAGGTGATCGTACTCGTGTGAATTCGGCGGCAGCTCTAGTTCCGAGATCAACTCTTGCGTCGTCAACTCCCAGTAACAATGAATTGCGTAGCAGTCCTCGGGCGACCGCTGATTCAGCTGATAGGTGAAGAGGCAAAACGTCACACTGCCGACCATTCCCACGTCGACATGGTCTTCTGCGAGGCCCGTTCGATCGAGCTTGCGAAAGCGAAATAGCCAGACTGGACAGATATCGCGAGCCGGCGGCCAGGCTAATTCACGATGGTCGACCAGTTCGAGTTCGTCCGGTGCTTCACCCAATTCGCAAGGATGAGCCAGCCAGCGCGCGAACTCTGCTTGCGCGCGAAAGGTCGGATCCTGGCACTCCGGCGGAATTGCATCTTCGCGATCAAGTTCCTTCAAGTAGTGGCAGGCGACATCGGAGTGGTTGATATCAAGGCAATAACGGGCCAACTGTTGAATGCCCGCTTCGCGCCCCACCTTCGCCGCAACCCACGCTCCTTCTAGCTGCACATTGTCGCTGGCATGATCGAGCGCTAGAGCTAGCAGGCCGTCGCGATCCGAGTGATCGAGAAAAGGCAGTGCAGCAGCCGCGCTCACCGCGTAACTGGCATGCTCAGGATCAGGGTCCGTCAGCCAGCCCTCCAGCCGAGAAATGCCAGCCGGCGAATCGAAGGGATGGATAAAATCTCCACCACTTAACCGTGCGCTGTTGGCCGCATCGAGCAGCGAGACCGCTAGAAACTTCGTGGGCAGCGGATCGGCCAGGGCTGCGAACAGCCGCTCGGCCTGTGGATGCCCTTCGCGACCATAGTTGCCGAGAATGACCGACCACATGTAGTCGTCAGCATCAAGCTCCTGCAGCGCGGCACGAATGACGGTGTCGGTCCCTTCATCGGTGCCGTACATGGCCAGAATCTTGAGAGCGAAGAGCAGATCGTCGCGCTCGAAGAGTTGCCGATCAGCTAGACCAGCTTCTACCACCGAGATTAGCGCCGGCAAGGCCGACTCCATGATTGGCGGGAAGGCTGCGCACTCGGCATCTTCCACGTCTTGCAGCAGGCCGGTCAGAGGCCGCAACCAGGCTGCATGAGTGCGCGGCGACTCGTCAAGCAGCGCGAGCGCCGCTGCGATCGCTTCGCCATCCCCCTGCGCAGAGACTGTGTATTCGCCCAGCTTGTCAATCTCATCAGCCAGTTTGCCATCGGGTTTCTGGCCCCGTTCGAGTGCGAGTTGCAGTGGCGTCTTGCGCGCAAACCAATCTTTCAGCCCCATGGCTCGTAGCTACCTCAACAAAAGCAAGTGGCGAACAACAATGCAGGTGCGGCTCAAGAGAAGGACGATCTTACTCGGTTTTGGGTTCGGCTTTCTTGTCCTCTTCCTTGGGTTCATCGTCGCCTTTGCCGGGCAGAAGTCGCTTCTTCGGTTCGCCGAGCGGTTTGGAACCAGTCACCGCGATCTGCGAAGCCAGACCCTGGCCAGCGGCCTTCTGCCCCATGGGATAGCGAGCGCGAATCTCGACCTTATCGCCAATCTGGGCATATTGCAGATGATTGACGTCGATGGCGACCTTGGCTTCTTTGTCGAGATCGGCCTTGATGGTCGTCCCGGCGCAGTTGATGGTCATTTCGCCCGTACGGCTGAGTTTGGTCACCTGCCCAGCGACCAGATACGTAGCGTCTTCGGTCACCTTACGCGGCGTCTTTTTTTCTTCTGGCTTGTTTTCGGTGAAGAGTTCGGCTTCTCCCTTCGAGAGACCTCCTTCGGGAATCACCCCCACACCGCGACCTTCGCGCACGGTGATCACCGTCAAGCTGGTAACTGGGTCAGCTGCCTGCCCCTTTTTGTTGACCTTGGCCTTGAATTCGACGAGCATGCCCGGCTTCACAAAGCTGGGATCGGCGGCGCCTTGAAAGACGATATCTTGCGGCCGCGCTTCGACCTGCACGATCCACTGTTCGCCACCTTCGGCGGCAACTTGCACCAGCCCGCCTTGCATCCCCTTGATCAAGCCGGACAGCTGGGCATTTTCCCACTGAATATTCGGCTGCTGGCCTTGTTGACGAAGCCGCTGCAGCTGTTGTTGCCACTGCTGTGGTGTTTGACTGAAAGTCGCGCCGCTTACCAAACCAACGATTACTAACGACCAACTCATCGCCCGTATCATGCGCCAACCCTTATGCTAAGCCCACTGTCCCGGAGAGCTTCACAATAACGCCCGCCGTTGGATTTCGCTAGAGAAACCCCCGGAATGCGCTGGTAGAGTTGGAGTTTGCGAACGGACAATCCGTCAATAATTGCGGCTTCTAGGCCATCTCAACCGGTCGAAATCTTTCTCTTGGAGGTGAAACGGATGAATCGCTGCTGGCTCCTCTCTGGTTTGCTCGTGCTCCTTGTTGGTAATTCGTTTGCCCACGCCGCTGACGCCAAGCGGCCGAACATTCTCTTCGCCTTTGCCGATGACTGGGGTCGCTATGCCAGCGCCTATGCCGCTGTCGATGGCCCCGGCACGCCCAACGACGTGGTGCGCACTCCGAACTTCGATCGCCTGGCGCGCGAAGGTGTCCTGTTTCGCCGGGCGTTTGTTTCTGCTCCCAGCTGCACGCCCTGTCGTAGCGCGCTCCTCTCGGGACAACACTTCTGGCGAACCGGGCGAGCTTCGATCTTGCGCGGCGCAATCTGGGACGGTTCGCAGCCCGCGTTTCCGCTCCTCTTGGGCGATGCTGGTTATCACCTGGGCGAAACCTACAAAGTTTGGAGCCCCGGCTCGCCCAATGATGCTCCCTATGGCAGTGGCAAGTTCGCCTACGAAAAGGCAGGGGGCCGCGTCAATCAGTTTTCGCAGAACGTGACCAAGATGGTCGCCAACGGCATGGCGCTCGAAGACGCCAAGCATGCGCTTTATGACGAAGTGACCAACAACTTCGATGCCTTCCTCGCCGCCCGCAAGCCCGACCAACCCTTCTGCTATTGGTTCGGCCCGACGAACGTTCATCGCAAATGGATCAAGGGCTCGGGCAAAAAACTTTGGGGAATCGAGCCCGAGTCACTCCAAGGCAAGTTGCCCGCCTTCCTGCCCGACGTTCCCGAAGTGCGCGAAGACTTTGCCGATTACCTGGGCGAAGCGCAGGCCTTCGATGCTTCGCTGGGTGCGCTGCTGAAGAAACTGGAAGCCACGGGCGAGCTCGACAATACCATCATCGTGATGAGTGGCGACCATGGTCCACCGGGCTTTCCGCATGGCAAGTGCAACCTCTACGATTTCGGTTCCAGTGTCTCGCTGGCCATCCGCTGGGGGAACGCCAAGTCGGGCCGCGTGGTCGACGACCTCGTCAGTCTCACCGATCTGGCGCCAACCTTCCTCGAAGCAGCTGGTCTGCCGATTCCCGAGCGGATGACGGGCCGCAGCTTGGTGAAGTTGCTGAAGTCGGAAAAATCTGGGCAAGTCGAACCTGAGCGAACGGCCGTTTTTATCGGTCGCGAGCGACACGTGGAAAGTGCCCGAGCCGATTACATGCCTTATCCACAACGGGCCATTCGCACGCCTGACTTCCTTTACATCATCAACTTCAAACCCGGTCGCTGGCCGCTGGGTGATCCCTATCGCCTCGATGGCGACAACGTTCCCACAGCGAGCGCGATTACCGAAGAGACTCGCGTCACTCTGCCCGATGAAGATGCGGGGCCCACCAAGGCCTGGCTCGTGGGGGTGCGTAACGAGCCTAAGTGGAAGGCCCACTACGAATGGGTTTATGGCAAACGCCCGCGCGAAGAGTTGTACGACCTGCGTCAAGATCCGCAACAGTTGAAGAACGTCGCAGCCGAAGCAGCCTATGCTTCGTCGCGAGCCAAGCTGGAGGAACAGCTGATGGGTGAACTTCAGCGCACGGG
Above is a window of Anatilimnocola aggregata DNA encoding:
- a CDS encoding cell division protein FtsH, translating into MTEPAKPELPAPSLATAYHEAGHAVIALALGRLVQRVSILPNQLRLGACELKKGKAKQTHDPVETEILIFLGGVAAEARFTGTYAWGGAQQDLRYVRSLTTQRAGSQKQIERLERRMLDKVEHLLDDPAVWLATKLIADELLRSTTISGRAAKHLFEQAAAKFD
- a CDS encoding sulfatase family protein is translated as MNRCWLLSGLLVLLVGNSFAHAADAKRPNILFAFADDWGRYASAYAAVDGPGTPNDVVRTPNFDRLAREGVLFRRAFVSAPSCTPCRSALLSGQHFWRTGRASILRGAIWDGSQPAFPLLLGDAGYHLGETYKVWSPGSPNDAPYGSGKFAYEKAGGRVNQFSQNVTKMVANGMALEDAKHALYDEVTNNFDAFLAARKPDQPFCYWFGPTNVHRKWIKGSGKKLWGIEPESLQGKLPAFLPDVPEVREDFADYLGEAQAFDASLGALLKKLEATGELDNTIIVMSGDHGPPGFPHGKCNLYDFGSSVSLAIRWGNAKSGRVVDDLVSLTDLAPTFLEAAGLPIPERMTGRSLVKLLKSEKSGQVEPERTAVFIGRERHVESARADYMPYPQRAIRTPDFLYIINFKPGRWPLGDPYRLDGDNVPTASAITEETRVTLPDEDAGPTKAWLVGVRNEPKWKAHYEWVYGKRPREELYDLRQDPQQLKNVAAEAAYASSRAKLEEQLMGELQRTGDPRLIDDGKFYETPPMAGPVNDQPTGGKKKNKKS